Proteins from one Solenopsis invicta isolate M01_SB chromosome 11, UNIL_Sinv_3.0, whole genome shotgun sequence genomic window:
- the LOC120356797 gene encoding uncharacterized protein LOC120356797: protein MPTKINLYNSVNESHLCHSSQTGCQDTRAMKMCNNIKMIADTRQNKIQPFNDVKYECKKYVFDKDKKSVISQKIINIDQDATIKQTIKDDIHKMDVCWEEDENIIINADDFLPTARNGLKTSLNNFLKRAQKGIFIELSAFPRIRPHPQGSLNSIYFPSKNSKSGTPQKVLEENFTFNVSNSNNCLPLKRHNTDINVEKNQKELIEKTRQKAITYDNKLQKKYISQEFNKITERELQQNNLNYDTNKKAATFEYKEKNTEESRYG from the exons atgcctactaaaattaatttatataattccgTTAATGAATCACATCTTTGTCACTCGTCACAGACAGGATGCCAG gaTACACGCGCCATGAAAATGTGTAACAATATTAAGATGATAGCAGATACACGCCAAAATAAGATTCAACCATTTAATGATGTTAAATatgaatgtaaaaaatatgtgtttgataaagataaaaaatctgtcatatcacaaaaaataatcaatatagaTCAAGACGCAACAATTAAGCAGACAATTAAAGATGATATACATAAAATGGATGTATGTTGGGAAGAGGATGAGAACATTATCATAAac gCGGACGATTTTTTACCCACAGCGCGCAATGGACTTAAAACGagcttaaacaattttttaaaacgcgCGCAAAAAGGAATTTTTATTG AATTGTCAGCTTTCCCACGCATCAGACCACATCCACAGGGATCCttgaattcaatatattttccatcaaaaaattcaaagtctGGAACACCACAAAAAGTTTTagaggaaaattttacatttaatgtcTCAAATAGCAACAATTGCTTACCTTTAAAACGGCATAATACAGATATCAATGTAGAAAAGAACCAGaaagaattaattgaaaaaacaaGACAAAAAGCTATCACTTacgataataaattacaaaagaaatatatttctcaagaattcaataaaataactGAGAGAgaattacaacaaaataatttaaattacgatACGAATAAGAAAGCAGCTACGTttgaatataaagaaaaaaatacggaAGAATCAAGATATGGGTAA
- the LOC105200268 gene encoding uncharacterized protein LOC105200268 isoform X2 yields MPQQKALLLSTCLLAFVASLTLALPPGAPWTNFASKPVYSRALGPPGGMDTISVPYVPKSPFMPKFVDPKAFISKKTDMLSNLFGGLGPVAYSMADTQPIIPYGASAPSLDTTNSANALFNKRDMLQAGKEKMVDSSSMYKRGMFGPFAPKFGPMGPIGPMAPKFGPITPFSSPDIMPDFMDKTSFSRRRRSIETPSSANDINTIPGSYPKIVEGISATGPVAGDVPKEYLPPGMFGPFGPGPFGPFGPGSFGPFGPGPFAPSSFGPAVDPSAIISKKSGFLDTLFNNLATSTPATTTEGPTAKSTIVPPSFWIPSSIIPGPTEYTQKVSDFLNKLFDSINATASEASDGSDAKSDLMRSLKPDDISPDKIARSLDDATSIAAAKDAIVDTILSELGDLKGDMMATLNDLIAYEKAAAASATTAKKPFKPFSSVFPFAKPTMDPTVPYQQRMTVLSQVFDMLTDLQRNISVVAKNAMVTNTSTPNNPELPKVPLANNEVDASTINNTLLDAILKKISAIGTATPASYSASYPASYPASYPASPVKGNSVMSRALPKSPTSFWVSYPENPAPAVKRQVDDDSLPYFAYGNDNDHQDHRQYKRGVQMQMHQGYQSLPAGSVESVQAGGGSTPGHQGGGIKLLIQMPKLPNFQVPSFQTIN; encoded by the exons ATGCCGCAACAGAAAGCACTTCTACTTTCCACCTGCCTGTTGGCATTCGTTGCCAGTTTAACTCTGGCACTTCCACCTGGAGCACCATGGACAAACTTTGCATCTAAGCCTg tttattcgCGAGCTCTCGGACCTCCTGGAGGAATGGACACGATATCCGTACCTTACGTACCAAAATCTCCATTCATGCCAAAATTCGTCGATCCGAAGGCGTTTATTTCTAAAAAGACGGATATGCTGAGTAATTTGTTCGGCGGTTTGGGACCAGTTGCATATAGCATGGCAGATACTCAACCGATCATACCATATGGGGCAAGTGCACCGTCTTTAGATACCACTAATAGTGCaaatgcattatttaataaacgagATATGCTACAAGCTGGTAAAGAAAAAATGGTCGACAGTAGCAGTATGTATAAACGCGGTATGTTTGGTCCGTTCGCTCCAAAATTCGGGCCGATGGGTCCAATAGGTCCGATGGCTCCAAAATTCGGACCTATTACGCCATTTTCATCACCGGATATAATGCCCGATTTTATGGATAAAACATCTTTTTCTCGTAGAAGAAGAAGTATAGAAACGCCTTCTTCCGCAAACGATATTAATACCATTCCAGGCTCTTATCCAAAAATAGTAGAAGGTATATCAGCAACAGGACCAGTCGCTGGAGATGTACCGAAGGAATACTTGCCACCGGGAATGTTCGGACCTTTTGGACCAGGTCCTTTCGGGCCTTTTGGACCAGGTTCTTTCGGGCCTTTTGGACCAGGTCCTTTTGCACCGAGTTCTTTCGGACCAGCGGTGGACCCAAGTGcaattatttcgaaaaaatcAGGATTCTTGGACACGCTCTTCAATAATCTTGCTACCAGCACTCCAGCAACAACAACCGAGGGACCTACGGCAAAAAGCACTATTGTACCACCTAGCTTTTGGATTCCATCCTCCATAATTCCTGGCCCGACCGAATATACCCAGAAAGTATCGGACTTTCTGAACAAATTATTCGACAGCATAAATGCAACCGCATCAGAAGCAAGCGATGGTTCAGACGCAAAAAGTGATTTAATGAGATCTCTGAAACCCGATGATATTTCACCGGACAAAATCGCAAGGTCCTTGGACGATGCGACGTCTATCGCAGCCGCTAAAGATGCAATCGTTGATACGATACTATCAGAGCTTGGCGATTTAAAAGGCGATATGATGGCAACTTTGAATGATCTGATCGCGTACGAGAAGGCTGCGGCAGCTTCCGCCACTACGGCAAAGAAGCCTTTTAAGCCTTTCTCCAGTGTATTTCCCTTTGCGAAACCAACAATGGATCCAACGGTTCCATATCAGCAAAGAATGACTGTACTCAGCCAAGTATTCGATATGCTGACGGATCTGCAAAGGAATATCAGTGTAGTCGCGAAAAACGCAATGGTAACTAACACTAGTACTCCAAATAATCCAGAATTGCCTAAGGTTCCATTAGCTAACAATGAAGTTGATGCTTCAACAATTAATAACACTCTCTTGGACGCTATTCTGAAGAAAATATCCGCTATTGGAACTGCAACTCCGGCTTCTTATTCGGCATCTTATCCGGCTTCTTATCCAGCTTCTTACCCAGCAAGTCCTGTCAAGGGAAATTCTGTAATGAGCAGAGCTTTACCTAAATCACCAACGTCTTTCTGGGTGTCTTATCCGGAGAATCCGGCGCCTGCTGTAAAACGACAAGTGGACGATGATTCGCTACCATACTTCGCATATGGAAACGATAATGATCACCAAGATCATAGACAATATAAGAGAGGTGTACAAATGCAGATGCATCAGGGTTACCAGAGTCTACCTGCAGGCTCCGTGGAATCTGTACAAGCAGGAGGAGGTTCCACACCTGGACACCAAGGAGGAGGAATTAAATTACTG ATTCAAATGCCTAAATTGCCTAACTTTCAAGTTCCGAGCtttcaaactattaattaa
- the LOC105200268 gene encoding uncharacterized protein LOC105200268 isoform X1, whose product MPQQKALLLSTCLLAFVASLTLALPPGAPWTNFASKPVYSRALGPPGGMDTISVPYVPKSPFMPKFVDPKAFISKKTDMLSNLFGGLGPVAYSMADTQPIIPYGASAPSLDTTNSANALFNKRDMLQAGKEKMVDSSSMYKRGMFGPFAPKFGPMGPIGPMAPKFGPITPFSSPDIMPDFMDKTSFSRRRRSIETPSSANDINTIPGSYPKIVEGISATGPVAGDVPKEYLPPGMFGPFGPGPFGPFGPGSFGPFGPGPFAPSSFGPAVDPSAIISKKSGFLDTLFNNLATSTPATTTEGPTAKSTIVPPSFWIPSSIIPGPTEYTQKVSDFLNKLFDSINATASEASDGSDAKSDLMRSLKPDDISPDKIARSLDDATSIAAAKDAIVDTILSELGDLKGDMMATLNDLIAYEKAAAASATTAKKPFKPFSSVFPFAKPTMDPTVPYQQRMTVLSQVFDMLTDLQRNISVVAKNAMVTNTSTPNNPELPKVPLANNEVDASTINNTLLDAILKKISAIGTATPASYSASYPASYPASYPASPVKGNSVMSRALPKSPTSFWVSYPENPAPAVKRQVDDDSLPYFAYGNDNDHQDHRQYKRGVQMQMHQGYQSLPAGSVESVQAGGGSTPGHQGGGIKLLGSNAYENSNKWADWMQYHKNEYQDRRHHHNHH is encoded by the exons ATGCCGCAACAGAAAGCACTTCTACTTTCCACCTGCCTGTTGGCATTCGTTGCCAGTTTAACTCTGGCACTTCCACCTGGAGCACCATGGACAAACTTTGCATCTAAGCCTg tttattcgCGAGCTCTCGGACCTCCTGGAGGAATGGACACGATATCCGTACCTTACGTACCAAAATCTCCATTCATGCCAAAATTCGTCGATCCGAAGGCGTTTATTTCTAAAAAGACGGATATGCTGAGTAATTTGTTCGGCGGTTTGGGACCAGTTGCATATAGCATGGCAGATACTCAACCGATCATACCATATGGGGCAAGTGCACCGTCTTTAGATACCACTAATAGTGCaaatgcattatttaataaacgagATATGCTACAAGCTGGTAAAGAAAAAATGGTCGACAGTAGCAGTATGTATAAACGCGGTATGTTTGGTCCGTTCGCTCCAAAATTCGGGCCGATGGGTCCAATAGGTCCGATGGCTCCAAAATTCGGACCTATTACGCCATTTTCATCACCGGATATAATGCCCGATTTTATGGATAAAACATCTTTTTCTCGTAGAAGAAGAAGTATAGAAACGCCTTCTTCCGCAAACGATATTAATACCATTCCAGGCTCTTATCCAAAAATAGTAGAAGGTATATCAGCAACAGGACCAGTCGCTGGAGATGTACCGAAGGAATACTTGCCACCGGGAATGTTCGGACCTTTTGGACCAGGTCCTTTCGGGCCTTTTGGACCAGGTTCTTTCGGGCCTTTTGGACCAGGTCCTTTTGCACCGAGTTCTTTCGGACCAGCGGTGGACCCAAGTGcaattatttcgaaaaaatcAGGATTCTTGGACACGCTCTTCAATAATCTTGCTACCAGCACTCCAGCAACAACAACCGAGGGACCTACGGCAAAAAGCACTATTGTACCACCTAGCTTTTGGATTCCATCCTCCATAATTCCTGGCCCGACCGAATATACCCAGAAAGTATCGGACTTTCTGAACAAATTATTCGACAGCATAAATGCAACCGCATCAGAAGCAAGCGATGGTTCAGACGCAAAAAGTGATTTAATGAGATCTCTGAAACCCGATGATATTTCACCGGACAAAATCGCAAGGTCCTTGGACGATGCGACGTCTATCGCAGCCGCTAAAGATGCAATCGTTGATACGATACTATCAGAGCTTGGCGATTTAAAAGGCGATATGATGGCAACTTTGAATGATCTGATCGCGTACGAGAAGGCTGCGGCAGCTTCCGCCACTACGGCAAAGAAGCCTTTTAAGCCTTTCTCCAGTGTATTTCCCTTTGCGAAACCAACAATGGATCCAACGGTTCCATATCAGCAAAGAATGACTGTACTCAGCCAAGTATTCGATATGCTGACGGATCTGCAAAGGAATATCAGTGTAGTCGCGAAAAACGCAATGGTAACTAACACTAGTACTCCAAATAATCCAGAATTGCCTAAGGTTCCATTAGCTAACAATGAAGTTGATGCTTCAACAATTAATAACACTCTCTTGGACGCTATTCTGAAGAAAATATCCGCTATTGGAACTGCAACTCCGGCTTCTTATTCGGCATCTTATCCGGCTTCTTATCCAGCTTCTTACCCAGCAAGTCCTGTCAAGGGAAATTCTGTAATGAGCAGAGCTTTACCTAAATCACCAACGTCTTTCTGGGTGTCTTATCCGGAGAATCCGGCGCCTGCTGTAAAACGACAAGTGGACGATGATTCGCTACCATACTTCGCATATGGAAACGATAATGATCACCAAGATCATAGACAATATAAGAGAGGTGTACAAATGCAGATGCATCAGGGTTACCAGAGTCTACCTGCAGGCTCCGTGGAATCTGTACAAGCAGGAGGAGGTTCCACACCTGGACACCAAGGAGGAGGAATTAAATTACTG GGATCTAATGCTTACGAAAACTCGAACAAATGGGCTGACTGGATGCAGTATCACAAGAATGAATATCAAGATCGTAGGCACCATCATAACCACCATTAG